The following proteins come from a genomic window of Roseofilum capinflatum BLCC-M114:
- a CDS encoding LON peptidase substrate-binding domain-containing protein, with amino-acid sequence MTSSSSIAVRELPLFPLPEVVLFPGRPLPLHIFEFRYRMMMNTVLQTDSRFGVLMWDPLKNEAVSVGCCAEIVNYQRLPDDRMKILTLGQQRFRVLEYVREKPYRVGLVEWIEDQPTDRDLRSLATHVEQLLQDVVHLSSKLTGQDIELPDNIPALPTELSYWVASNLYGVAAEQQALLEMQNTAERLERETEILTSTRNHLAARTVLKDTFKE; translated from the coding sequence ATGACATCTTCTTCATCGATCGCCGTGCGAGAATTGCCTCTGTTTCCCTTACCAGAAGTCGTCCTCTTTCCAGGGAGACCCCTACCCCTACATATCTTTGAATTTCGGTATCGGATGATGATGAATACCGTGCTTCAAACGGATAGTCGGTTTGGGGTGTTGATGTGGGACCCGCTCAAAAATGAAGCCGTTTCCGTGGGTTGCTGTGCAGAAATTGTTAATTATCAACGCTTACCCGATGACCGGATGAAGATCCTTACCCTAGGACAACAACGGTTTCGGGTTTTGGAATATGTACGAGAAAAACCCTATCGCGTAGGGTTGGTGGAATGGATCGAAGATCAACCGACCGATCGCGATTTGAGATCCTTAGCGACTCATGTGGAACAACTGCTTCAAGATGTGGTTCACCTATCCTCTAAATTAACAGGTCAGGACATTGAATTACCCGACAATATCCCGGCATTGCCCACTGAATTATCTTACTGGGTCGCGAGTAACTTGTATGGTGTGGCAGCAGAACAACAAGCCTTATTAGAAATGCAAAATACCGCCGAACGATTGGAGAGGGAAACAGAAATTCTTACCTCGACTCGTAATCACTTAGCGGCTCGCACTGTGCTTAAAGATACGTTTAAGGAATAA
- a CDS encoding HpcH/HpaI aldolase/citrate lyase family protein: MREKFALEFKLHEHKFGLSANVYEYLNQYCTDSQFKPEFKRRSHLFVPLNKPRYLEKIGNNEVPADGFIWDLEDSIPADQKQVARDSIANLPPKPRIVEYNVRINVGEPQELEEDIKAIAQFPFDSVTLPKGESGDQIARLMEAIGEDKNYIVTIETIAGLKAIDDIARVLRKGRDALGFGVGDMSTDLGVDRISTCESPLFQQILGTIALTGKIHGLALFDSVSAKFNDPESSRKEAELSRYIYGFTGKKCINPKQLELINLVYSPTIAEIEEELETLESFLGGAKTNAHVVGGEYKGMPAFKAADRQIKKYLRQGYLAPIHF, from the coding sequence ATGAGAGAAAAATTTGCTCTTGAGTTTAAATTGCACGAACACAAGTTCGGCTTATCAGCAAATGTCTATGAGTATCTGAACCAATATTGCACTGACAGTCAATTTAAACCAGAGTTCAAAAGAAGATCCCATCTGTTTGTTCCTCTGAATAAGCCTCGATACTTAGAAAAAATTGGTAACAATGAAGTCCCTGCCGATGGCTTTATCTGGGACTTAGAAGACAGCATTCCGGCAGACCAAAAGCAAGTTGCAAGAGATAGCATTGCCAACCTCCCCCCCAAGCCCAGAATCGTTGAGTATAACGTCAGAATTAATGTTGGGGAACCCCAGGAGTTAGAAGAAGACATCAAAGCGATCGCTCAATTTCCCTTTGATTCCGTCACCCTGCCCAAAGGAGAATCGGGTGACCAAATTGCCCGACTGATGGAGGCAATTGGAGAGGACAAAAACTACATCGTTACCATTGAGACGATCGCCGGTCTCAAGGCCATAGACGACATCGCCAGAGTTCTCAGAAAAGGCCGAGATGCACTAGGTTTTGGGGTAGGCGATATGTCAACTGACCTAGGTGTAGATCGAATATCGACCTGTGAAAGTCCTTTATTCCAACAAATTTTAGGTACAATTGCCCTCACGGGAAAAATACACGGACTGGCATTATTTGACAGCGTTTCGGCCAAATTTAACGATCCTGAAAGTTCTCGCAAAGAAGCCGAATTATCCCGTTATATCTACGGTTTTACTGGTAAAAAGTGCATCAATCCCAAACAGTTAGAATTGATTAATTTAGTCTATTCCCCCACAATTGCAGAGATAGAAGAAGAGCTAGAAACTCTAGAATCATTCTTGGGCGGCGCTAAAACTAACGCTCATGTGGTCGGTGGCGAGTATAAGGGAATGCCTGCTTTTAAGGCAGCCGATCGCCAAATCAAAAAATACTTGAGGCAAGGGTATTTAGCGCCCATACACTTTTAA
- a CDS encoding DUF1997 domain-containing protein has protein sequence MTTQFSATQSVNLNVPHQPIPIQHYLRQPKRLVNALTAQSQIEHLSDELFRLKMRPLTFMMFTFQPTVDLKVWADSHGNVQLQSVNCHIRGIEYINQRFHLDLKGKLCPQQSGDRTTLHGKANLTVQVELPPPLNLTPSYILENTGNGLLRSVLLTIKQRLMHQLLSDYRHWVQNSQNTEAENSGNLEALVNPYQA, from the coding sequence ATGACCACCCAATTTAGCGCCACCCAATCGGTTAACCTCAATGTTCCTCATCAGCCTATTCCCATACAGCATTACCTACGGCAACCGAAACGTCTTGTCAATGCCTTAACCGCCCAAAGTCAAATTGAACATTTAAGTGACGAGCTGTTTCGCTTAAAAATGCGCCCTCTCACCTTCATGATGTTTACCTTCCAGCCTACGGTAGACCTCAAGGTTTGGGCCGATAGTCACGGAAATGTACAATTGCAATCAGTCAATTGTCATATTCGAGGCATTGAATATATTAATCAACGGTTTCATCTGGACTTAAAAGGAAAACTTTGTCCCCAACAGAGTGGCGATCGCACTACTCTTCATGGAAAAGCCAACTTAACGGTACAAGTAGAACTTCCTCCTCCCTTAAACCTCACGCCCTCCTATATCCTAGAAAACACGGGCAATGGATTACTTAGAAGTGTCCTTTTAACCATCAAACAGCGTTTGATGCATCAACTCTTGTCAGACTATCGCCACTGGGTACAAAACAGCCAAAATACAGAAGCTGAAAATTCTGGCAACCTGGAAGCCTTAGTTAATCCCTATCAGGCCTAA
- the pheA gene encoding prephenate dehydratase, which yields MMVIIAYLGPRGTYSEAAAIACCQQLQAQGYEGQLRPYPSIAQTLQAVAKQQADVAIAPVENSIEGSVPMTLDSVWQLEGLEIQQAYVLPITHGLLSQVSDLSAIETVYSHPQALAQCQEWLEQHLPGVELIPTNSTTESIQYLQPDRPIAAISSQRAAKLYQVPVLAYPINDHPDNCTRFWVMTSTGADVKLNEPSQPKTHTSIALSLPNIPGVLVKPLEIFARQGINLSRIESRPTKRSLGEYLFFIDIEVDAREPSIQSTLQQLEEYTDVLKIFGSYTVTDIYSASR from the coding sequence ATCATGGTTATTATTGCTTATTTGGGGCCGCGAGGAACTTATTCGGAAGCAGCGGCGATCGCCTGTTGTCAACAGCTTCAAGCTCAGGGTTATGAGGGTCAGTTGCGTCCCTATCCCAGTATTGCCCAAACCTTACAGGCCGTAGCTAAACAGCAGGCCGATGTGGCGATCGCCCCAGTAGAAAACTCCATTGAAGGGAGCGTTCCCATGACCCTCGATAGTGTATGGCAATTAGAGGGTTTAGAAATTCAGCAAGCTTATGTGTTACCCATCACCCATGGACTGCTCTCTCAGGTAAGCGATTTATCAGCCATTGAAACCGTCTATTCCCATCCCCAAGCCTTAGCCCAGTGTCAGGAGTGGTTAGAACAACATTTACCGGGAGTTGAATTAATTCCCACTAACTCCACCACAGAATCCATTCAGTATCTTCAGCCCGATCGACCCATCGCGGCGATCTCTTCCCAACGAGCAGCAAAACTCTATCAAGTTCCCGTATTAGCCTATCCCATTAACGATCATCCAGATAACTGTACTCGCTTTTGGGTCATGACCTCTACAGGTGCTGATGTGAAGTTAAATGAACCCTCCCAACCCAAAACCCATACCTCGATCGCCTTGAGTTTACCCAATATTCCGGGAGTGTTGGTCAAACCCCTGGAAATTTTTGCCCGTCAAGGAATTAACTTAAGCCGCATCGAATCTCGTCCCACCAAGCGATCGCTGGGCGAATATTTATTTTTTATTGATATTGAAGTTGATGCTAGAGAACCCAGCATCCAAAGCACCCTTCAACAACTCGAAGAGTACACCGATGTGTTAAAAATATTCGGTAGCTATACCGTTACCGATATTTATAGCGCTTCGCGCTAG
- the rpsJ gene encoding 30S ribosomal protein S10, translating into MATLQQQKIRIRLKAFDRRLLDTSCEKIVDTANRTNATAVGPIPLPTKRKIYCILRSPHVDKDSREHFETRTHRRIIDIYQPSSKTIDALMKLDLPAGVDIEVKL; encoded by the coding sequence ATGGCAACTCTACAACAACAAAAAATCCGTATTCGTCTGAAAGCATTCGATCGCCGTCTCCTGGATACCTCTTGTGAAAAAATTGTCGATACGGCTAACCGCACCAACGCCACAGCAGTTGGCCCCATTCCTTTACCCACGAAACGCAAAATCTACTGTATCCTGCGATCGCCCCACGTGGATAAAGACTCGCGGGAGCATTTTGAAACCCGTACCCACCGTCGCATTATTGATATTTACCAACCTTCCTCTAAAACCATTGATGCTCTGATGAAACTCGATCTGCCGGCTGGAGTTGATATCGAAGTGAAGCTTTAA